CGAAATGAAACATGATGCAGAAGCACTGGCAAAAGCGCAACTGTACAATAACGAGTTCAAAAACAATAGCCGTACATGAGCTATATCGGCGACTTTTGAAATATATCGACGAGGCCTTCCGCATTTCCCAAGAAATATCGAGGGTTCGACAGGGAATATCGACCTACCGACAACATTCGATACAACGACAGCAACAATAACAATAACAATAACAATAACAAGAGCAATAACAACACACCGAACCCAAACAAAAAAGCCGTGCACCAGCACGGCTTTCACTTTATATACGGACAGCAGTCCCACTTACCGCAACCATTAGCATACCTTCGCGAATAACTTCATAGTCCACGTCGATGCCGACAATTGCATTCGCATTTTTTTGTCTTGCGAGAGTTTTCATCTCTTCCATTGCAATATCACGGGCTTCTTTTAATTTACTTTCGTAAGCACCTGAGCGGCCACCGACAACGTCACGAACAGAGGCAAAAAGATCCCGAACGATATTCGCACCCATAATTGCTTCTCCATTGACGATATCAATATATTCAATGATCTCTTTTCCTTGAATTGTAGAAGTTGTTGTTACGATCATATGCACAGCCTCCTAATATATATTTTTGCTTACTTATATGGTGCACGAAATCAGCAAAAATTATATTTATGAACTAAACTGCGCTTCGTATAATCTGCTGTAACCTCCGTCC
The DNA window shown above is from Bacillus clarus and carries:
- a CDS encoding YbjQ family protein, with the translated sequence MIVTTTSTIQGKEIIEYIDIVNGEAIMGANIVRDLFASVRDVVGGRSGAYESKLKEARDIAMEEMKTLARQKNANAIVGIDVDYEVIREGMLMVAVSGTAVRI